The following proteins are encoded in a genomic region of Paenibacillus sp. FSL H3-0469:
- a CDS encoding TraX family protein, whose amino-acid sequence MQIIAMLTMLIDHVGLIFFPGELAWRYVGRIAFPIYCYALAQGYIHTSSRPRYLRRLLVIAVLAQIPYNLAIHPGGWNVVFTLLISALVLALLDKLPNLWTGIPVVVVAVLLMDALPLDYNAYGLLLVLIFRYTRSYVLVLAHLALNVFYLFYYNWLVQMASIIPTVLIALTPGFWVLLEKRRLPRWVWWSFYPAHLAILALVKFLFFKEWVFIEWRSLFSV is encoded by the coding sequence ATGCAGATTATTGCCATGCTGACCATGCTGATTGACCATGTTGGGCTGATCTTTTTCCCGGGTGAGCTTGCCTGGAGATATGTGGGGAGAATTGCCTTCCCGATCTACTGCTACGCGCTGGCGCAAGGCTATATCCATACCTCCTCCAGACCCCGCTATCTGCGGCGGCTGCTTGTCATCGCTGTGCTGGCGCAAATTCCGTACAATCTGGCGATTCATCCGGGAGGCTGGAACGTCGTATTCACCCTGCTGATCTCAGCGCTGGTCCTTGCCCTGCTTGATAAGCTGCCCAATCTGTGGACGGGTATTCCGGTAGTGGTAGTCGCTGTGCTGCTGATGGATGCGCTGCCGCTTGACTACAACGCCTACGGCCTGCTGCTGGTGCTGATCTTCCGTTATACCCGTTCTTATGTGCTCGTGCTGGCGCATTTGGCGCTGAATGTATTCTATCTGTTCTATTATAATTGGCTGGTGCAGATGGCCAGCATTATTCCGACCGTTCTGATTGCGCTGACCCCGGGTTTTTGGGTGCTGCTGGAGAAGAGACGTCTGCCGCGCTGGGTCTGGTGGAGCTTTTATCCGGCCCATTTAGCAATACTTGCCTTGGTAAAGTTTCTCTTTTTCAAAGAATGGGTATTTATAGAATGGCGGAGTTTATTTAGCGTATGA
- a CDS encoding substrate-binding domain-containing protein, whose amino-acid sequence MKKLGLVYVLLIGIFVLYVLNYKQQGNAADPWETTGLRGNIEDKYVMVTFQIGIDYWKSVLKGFEDAAEELNVSVEYHGSTQHNASEQMTVLEQTIAKKPAGIAISAVNSKLLTATINKAVESGIPVVLFDSGAEGSKAYSFLGTDNYNAGTKAADKMAELTGGKGEVAIITTPEQHNHQQRTDGFTNTIRSKYPQMKLVAVKDGRGDQVASREAAEQLLVRYPQLAGIFATESNGGIGVAEAVEAAPGSGPVPQIISFDTDKGTLDLVKEGKIAATMAQGTWNMGYWSLTELFHLHRDLEADPEAYANNKPLPVPDSVDTGIDVVTRQNVDNYYAK is encoded by the coding sequence GTGAAAAAGCTTGGGCTCGTCTACGTGCTGTTAATCGGCATCTTCGTGCTCTACGTGCTGAATTACAAGCAGCAGGGGAATGCGGCAGATCCGTGGGAGACTACCGGACTGCGCGGTAATATTGAAGACAAATACGTGATGGTTACGTTCCAGATCGGCATTGATTACTGGAAAAGCGTACTGAAGGGCTTCGAGGATGCAGCAGAGGAGCTTAATGTATCCGTCGAGTATCACGGCTCCACCCAGCACAACGCGAGTGAACAGATGACGGTGCTGGAACAGACCATCGCCAAGAAGCCGGCGGGAATTGCCATCTCGGCCGTGAATTCCAAGCTGCTTACAGCGACGATCAACAAGGCTGTGGAGAGCGGTATTCCGGTAGTGCTGTTTGATTCGGGCGCTGAGGGCAGCAAGGCGTATTCCTTCCTGGGAACAGACAATTACAATGCCGGAACGAAGGCGGCGGATAAGATGGCCGAACTGACCGGGGGCAAGGGCGAGGTCGCCATTATCACCACACCGGAGCAGCATAATCATCAGCAGCGGACGGACGGCTTCACGAATACAATCCGCAGCAAATACCCGCAGATGAAGCTGGTGGCGGTCAAGGATGGGCGGGGAGATCAGGTGGCGTCCAGGGAGGCTGCCGAGCAGCTGCTGGTGCGGTATCCGCAGCTGGCCGGGATTTTTGCCACAGAAAGTAATGGCGGTATCGGGGTTGCGGAAGCCGTGGAAGCCGCCCCAGGCAGCGGACCGGTCCCGCAGATTATCAGCTTCGATACGGATAAGGGCACGCTCGATCTGGTGAAGGAGGGCAAGATTGCTGCAACCATGGCCCAAGGCACCTGGAATATGGGGTATTGGTCACTGACCGAGCTGTTCCATCTGCACCGTGATTTGGAGGCTGATCCTGAAGCCTATGCCAATAACAAGCCCCTGCCTGTCCCCGATTCTGTAGATACCGGAATTGATGTGGTCACGCGGCAGAATGTGGATAATTATTATGCCAAATAG
- a CDS encoding sensor histidine kinase yields MRKTGVTMEKLKLNNMPIRYKLIIHFLLISILPSIGLGLLIGWTVDRIVEEQSTENTMQLIRKVNTAIESDVENLQKITYLISFDPGVQKFLKGEPPVPDQPIPAAGNGESAEYNIRKFLQGFTTLSSEIAGIMLVNREGDFISNEMYTRSGTRLTEETWYKQAAENKGIFLIVGHPYGRAVRSHVDYKESEVVSAVRAIVNPETQVVQGVVLVDLKLRVIAETARDVTLGKTGYLTVVDNRGEMIYAPQHPLMRTIPAGLFTESSGITSETVDGRELQLIYRTSPFTGWTTMGVFPMDESAYGIREITFNVVTFVFVVCMLGMTASFYLAYSISRPIGQLASFMSKAQSGDLTIRYWGSRSDEIGLLGRSFNTMLAQIGRLLSLTELQARQKREAELRSLQAHIKPHFLYNTLDTIHWMARSKGAEDIAEVVQSLSRLFRLGLSKGSDIIPLSDELEHIVSYLKIQHVRYSTKLTYSIEVEPHLQELYVLKLLLQPMVENAIYHGIKERRGPGHLYIAVVERDNDLYLTVRDDGAGMSADKLKELRRRLEAVGTEELERTDTEMAGTGSAGSGYGILNVQARIRLTYGVPYGIQIESGQGQGTLVTVSHPVVRENYPEKH; encoded by the coding sequence ATGCGCAAGACCGGCGTGACAATGGAGAAGCTGAAGCTGAATAATATGCCGATCCGCTATAAGCTGATTATTCACTTCCTGCTGATTAGCATCCTGCCTTCCATTGGACTTGGGCTGTTGATTGGCTGGACGGTGGACCGGATCGTGGAGGAGCAGAGCACCGAGAACACGATGCAGCTTATCCGCAAGGTGAATACGGCCATTGAGAGCGACGTAGAGAATCTGCAAAAAATTACATACCTGATCTCGTTCGATCCGGGCGTCCAGAAGTTCCTGAAGGGAGAGCCGCCGGTTCCGGACCAGCCGATCCCTGCAGCAGGTAATGGGGAATCAGCGGAATACAATATCCGCAAATTCCTGCAGGGCTTCACCACGCTGAGCTCGGAGATTGCCGGCATTATGCTGGTAAACCGTGAAGGCGATTTCATCAGCAATGAGATGTATACCCGTTCCGGCACCAGGCTGACGGAGGAGACCTGGTACAAGCAGGCGGCAGAGAATAAGGGGATCTTCCTGATCGTGGGGCATCCGTATGGCCGTGCAGTCAGGTCCCATGTGGACTATAAGGAGAGCGAGGTGGTCTCGGCCGTTCGGGCCATTGTGAATCCTGAGACACAGGTGGTCCAGGGCGTGGTGCTGGTGGATCTGAAGCTGCGGGTAATTGCGGAGACGGCCAGAGATGTCACGCTCGGCAAAACCGGATATCTGACGGTGGTGGATAATCGCGGAGAGATGATTTACGCGCCGCAGCACCCTTTGATGCGTACCATCCCGGCAGGTCTGTTCACCGAGTCCTCGGGCATTACCTCAGAGACCGTAGACGGCCGTGAGCTTCAGCTGATCTACCGGACCTCGCCGTTTACCGGCTGGACCACGATGGGCGTGTTCCCGATGGATGAGTCGGCTTATGGTATCCGCGAGATTACGTTCAATGTTGTTACCTTTGTATTTGTAGTCTGTATGCTGGGCATGACCGCATCGTTCTATCTGGCCTATTCGATCTCCCGTCCCATCGGCCAGCTGGCCTCCTTCATGAGCAAGGCGCAGTCCGGCGATCTGACGATCCGCTACTGGGGCAGCCGTTCCGATGAGATCGGGCTGCTCGGCCGCAGCTTCAATACGATGCTGGCCCAGATTGGCCGGCTGCTATCCCTGACCGAGCTTCAGGCGCGGCAAAAGCGTGAGGCGGAGCTGCGCAGTCTTCAGGCGCATATCAAGCCGCATTTTCTGTACAATACGCTGGATACGATTCACTGGATGGCCCGCAGCAAGGGGGCGGAGGATATCGCCGAGGTGGTGCAGTCCCTCTCCAGGCTGTTCCGGCTGGGCCTCAGCAAAGGGAGCGATATCATACCGCTCTCCGATGAGCTGGAGCATATCGTCAGTTATCTGAAAATTCAGCATGTCCGTTACAGCACCAAGCTGACTTATTCCATTGAAGTGGAGCCGCACTTACAGGAGCTCTATGTGCTTAAGCTGCTGCTGCAGCCGATGGTAGAAAACGCGATCTATCACGGCATCAAGGAGCGGCGCGGCCCCGGACACCTCTATATTGCAGTCGTGGAACGGGACAACGACCTGTATCTTACTGTGCGCGATGATGGTGCAGGGATGTCTGCAGATAAGCTGAAGGAGCTCAGGCGGCGGCTCGAAGCGGTAGGTACAGAAGAATTGGAGCGTACGGACACTGAAATGGCGGGAACAGGCAGCGCAGGCAGCGGCTACGGCATATTGAATGTGCAGGCGCGGATCAGGCTGACCTACGGAGTGCCGTACGGCATCCAGATTGAGAGCGGGCAAGGGCAGGGGACACTTGTAACCGTAAGTCACCCGGTTGTTCGTGAGAATTACCCGGAGAAGCATTAG
- the mmsB gene encoding multiple monosaccharide ABC transporter permease — MGAISELFKKNIRQYGMIIALIFISVFFQIMTDGILLKPLNVTNLILQNSYILVLAIGMVLVIITGHIDLSVGSVAAFIGALSAIMMVDMELNPVLAVVLSLLMGALVGAWQGFWVAYVKIPAFIVTLAGMLLFRGLTMIVLNGQSIAPFPKTFQKISSGFIPDVASGGSLNILTLMIGIVLSLLVIYQEIRSRRITVKYGFEQSPVWMSVAKAAALVIVINLFTYVLAQYNGIPNILVILMVLIVIYSFVMNHMTMGRHIYALGGNEKAASLSGVKTKRVTFWVFVNMGVLAALSGLVFAARLNSATPKAGTNFELDAIAACFIGGASASGGIGTVVGAIIGGLVMGVMNNGMSLVGLGVDWQQGIKGLVLLLAVGFDIYNKSKTA; from the coding sequence ATGGGAGCCATTAGTGAACTGTTCAAAAAAAATATCCGCCAATACGGCATGATTATTGCCTTGATTTTTATTTCGGTGTTCTTTCAAATTATGACGGACGGCATTCTGCTGAAGCCGCTGAACGTGACCAATCTGATTCTGCAGAACAGCTACATACTGGTGCTGGCGATCGGGATGGTTCTGGTGATTATCACCGGTCATATCGACCTCTCCGTCGGCTCGGTAGCTGCCTTCATCGGCGCCCTGTCGGCCATTATGATGGTGGATATGGAGCTGAATCCGGTACTGGCGGTAGTCCTCTCGCTGCTGATGGGTGCGCTGGTCGGGGCCTGGCAGGGCTTCTGGGTCGCTTATGTCAAAATCCCGGCGTTCATAGTGACCCTGGCGGGCATGCTGCTATTCCGCGGCCTGACGATGATCGTGCTGAACGGGCAGTCGATTGCGCCGTTTCCGAAGACATTTCAAAAGATTAGCTCCGGGTTCATTCCTGATGTGGCCAGCGGCGGCTCGCTGAACATACTGACGTTAATGATCGGAATTGTCCTGTCGCTGCTGGTAATTTATCAGGAAATCCGCAGCCGCCGGATCACGGTGAAGTACGGCTTCGAGCAATCTCCGGTCTGGATGTCCGTTGCCAAGGCCGCTGCGCTGGTGATCGTCATCAACCTGTTCACTTATGTTCTGGCGCAATATAACGGGATTCCTAACATCCTTGTGATTCTGATGGTGCTGATCGTGATTTACTCCTTCGTCATGAACCACATGACCATGGGGCGGCATATCTATGCCCTGGGCGGCAATGAGAAGGCAGCAAGCCTCTCCGGCGTCAAAACCAAACGGGTGACCTTCTGGGTCTTCGTCAACATGGGTGTACTCGCTGCCCTGTCCGGTCTGGTCTTCGCGGCCCGCCTGAACTCTGCCACCCCCAAGGCTGGTACCAACTTCGAGCTGGATGCCATCGCCGCCTGCTTTATCGGCGGAGCCTCCGCGTCCGGGGGAATCGGAACCGTGGTCGGAGCCATTATCGGCGGTCTGGTCATGGGCGTCATGAACAACGGCATGTCGCTCGTCGGCCTCGGCGTAGACTGGCAGCAGGGGATCAAGGGACTGGTGCTGCTGCTTGCCGTAGGCTTCGATATCTATAACAAGTCGAAGACAGCTTGA
- the mmsA gene encoding multiple monosaccharide ABC transporter ATP-binding protein — MSEIILEMKGITKTFPGVKALSGVNLQVKAGEIHALCGENGAGKSTLMKVLSGVYPHGTYEGDILYQGQVCQFKDIKDSEGLGIVIIHQELALIPYLSISENIFLGNEQARRGVINWNETTVKTKALLTTVGLKESPFTGVSTIGVGKQQLVEIAKALSKEVKLLILDEPTAALNEDDSENLLLLILELKKQGISSIIISHKLNEIEKIADSVTILRDGQTIKTLDMKQDAVTEDVIIKGMVGRDLTNRYPERTPNPGETIFEIRDWNVYHETQADRKMLDRINLDIRRGEVVGIAGLMGAGRTELAMSVFGKSYGKRISGQTFMHGKEVHLNNISQAIEHGLAYVTEDRKHYGLILIDDIKRNISLSSLKKLSRHGVINENEEVLVAEEYRKKLNIKTPSILQKTVNLSGGNQQKVVLSKWIYAQPDVLILDEPTRGIDVGAKYEIYSIINSLAAEGKGVLVISSELPEIIGMCDRIYTMCEGRISGEVERKDATQELLMKFMTRSRG; from the coding sequence TTGAGTGAGATTATTTTGGAGATGAAAGGCATTACCAAGACATTCCCCGGCGTCAAAGCGCTCTCGGGCGTCAATCTGCAGGTGAAGGCAGGCGAGATCCACGCCCTCTGCGGAGAGAACGGGGCAGGCAAGTCCACACTGATGAAGGTGCTTAGCGGAGTGTATCCGCACGGGACGTATGAAGGGGATATTTTATATCAGGGGCAGGTATGCCAGTTCAAGGATATCAAGGACAGCGAGGGCCTGGGGATCGTTATTATCCATCAGGAGCTGGCGCTGATTCCGTATTTGTCGATTTCGGAGAACATCTTCCTCGGCAATGAGCAGGCCAGACGCGGGGTGATCAACTGGAACGAAACGACGGTCAAGACCAAGGCGCTGCTAACCACCGTCGGCCTCAAGGAATCGCCGTTTACAGGAGTCTCAACGATAGGTGTCGGCAAGCAGCAGCTTGTAGAGATCGCGAAGGCGCTCTCCAAGGAAGTGAAGCTGCTCATTCTCGATGAACCGACAGCGGCGCTGAATGAGGATGATAGCGAGAACCTGCTGCTGCTCATTCTGGAGCTGAAGAAGCAGGGGATATCCTCGATTATCATTTCCCACAAATTGAACGAAATCGAGAAGATAGCGGATTCCGTCACGATTCTGCGGGATGGACAGACCATCAAGACCTTGGATATGAAGCAGGATGCCGTTACAGAGGATGTCATTATCAAAGGCATGGTCGGGCGCGACCTGACGAACCGTTACCCTGAGCGCACACCTAACCCAGGCGAGACGATCTTCGAGATCCGCGACTGGAATGTCTATCACGAGACTCAGGCGGACCGCAAAATGCTGGATAGAATCAATCTCGACATCCGGCGCGGCGAGGTGGTCGGCATTGCCGGGCTGATGGGCGCAGGGCGTACGGAGCTGGCGATGAGCGTGTTTGGGAAGTCCTACGGCAAGCGGATCAGCGGCCAGACTTTTATGCACGGCAAGGAAGTGCACCTGAATAATATCAGCCAGGCGATAGAGCATGGATTAGCCTACGTGACCGAGGACCGCAAGCATTACGGCCTGATCCTGATTGACGATATCAAACGGAATATCTCGCTTAGCAGTCTGAAGAAGCTCTCCCGCCATGGCGTCATTAATGAGAACGAGGAAGTGCTGGTCGCAGAGGAGTACCGCAAGAAGCTGAACATCAAGACCCCCAGCATCCTGCAAAAAACCGTGAATCTCAGCGGCGGCAACCAGCAGAAGGTGGTGCTCAGCAAATGGATCTACGCCCAGCCGGATGTTCTGATCCTCGATGAGCCTACCCGGGGCATTGATGTCGGGGCGAAATATGAGATTTATTCCATTATCAACAGCCTAGCCGCAGAGGGGAAGGGCGTGCTGGTCATCTCTTCCGAGCTGCCGGAAATTATCGGGATGTGCGACCGGATCTACACCATGTGTGAGGGGCGGATCAGCGGGGAAGTGGAGCGGAAGGACGCCACGCAGGAGCTTTTGATGAAATTTATGACACGAAGCAGGGGGTAA
- a CDS encoding response regulator produces the protein MMDKWKVIIADDERIIREGIRQCVDWNSLGMEVAAEAEDGEEALELAVELAIHIALVDLNMPIMHGMELMKRLREALPGCKIIVITGHDEFAYAQESIRLQVNDYILKPAEPKQLMQVLRGVRDELESERQQNLHLEQASRQLMKNFPLLRERFCQEWLDGNLSQAEIREQLQFLKLPSQRPELIGIIRWRWEGQHPAMKEKERQLFLFAIENIAAELLDPYPKVMFRDAAGLIVILLWDAAAERILAGVEAAVRSHLKIAVEVGTRLIQGEITELAAAYRSCRMALVKEQPLSPLVRRAKQHIQEHYSEYGLTLEATAGLLQASPVYLSRLFKQELGESFGTYLTQTRIRRAAQLLHSTDLSINEVAEQSGYETQHYFSTAFKKQTGVAPLQFRKGVQAEVRK, from the coding sequence ATGATGGACAAATGGAAAGTAATCATTGCCGATGATGAGCGCATTATCCGGGAGGGCATCCGGCAATGCGTGGACTGGAATAGCCTCGGTATGGAGGTAGCCGCAGAGGCAGAAGACGGGGAGGAGGCGCTGGAGCTGGCCGTTGAGCTTGCCATTCATATCGCCCTGGTCGATCTGAACATGCCGATTATGCATGGCATGGAGCTGATGAAGCGGCTGCGGGAAGCGCTTCCGGGCTGCAAGATTATTGTAATCACCGGCCACGATGAATTCGCTTATGCGCAGGAGTCGATCCGGCTGCAGGTGAATGATTATATTCTCAAGCCAGCAGAGCCCAAGCAGTTGATGCAGGTACTGCGGGGCGTTCGCGATGAGCTGGAGTCCGAGCGGCAGCAGAACCTGCATCTGGAGCAGGCCTCCCGGCAGCTGATGAAGAACTTCCCGCTGCTGCGTGAGCGCTTCTGCCAGGAATGGCTGGACGGTAATCTGAGCCAGGCAGAGATCAGGGAGCAGCTGCAATTCCTTAAGCTTCCTTCGCAGCGGCCGGAGCTGATCGGCATCATCCGCTGGAGGTGGGAGGGCCAGCATCCGGCGATGAAGGAGAAGGAGCGCCAGCTCTTCCTGTTCGCCATCGAGAATATCGCCGCAGAGCTGCTGGACCCGTATCCCAAGGTGATGTTCCGGGACGCCGCCGGACTGATCGTTATCCTGCTGTGGGATGCTGCCGCTGAGCGCATCCTGGCCGGAGTGGAGGCGGCTGTACGCAGCCATCTCAAAATCGCCGTTGAAGTCGGCACCCGGCTGATCCAGGGAGAGATTACAGAGCTGGCTGCCGCTTACCGGAGCTGCCGGATGGCGCTGGTCAAGGAGCAGCCGCTGTCGCCGCTCGTCCGGCGGGCCAAGCAGCATATCCAGGAGCACTACAGCGAATACGGGCTTACCCTGGAGGCGACAGCAGGGCTGCTTCAAGCCTCGCCGGTCTATCTGAGCCGCTTGTTCAAGCAGGAGCTGGGCGAATCCTTCGGCACGTATCTGACCCAGACTCGTATCCGCCGGGCTGCGCAGCTTCTGCATTCTACCGACCTTAGCATTAACGAGGTTGCGGAGCAGTCGGGCTATGAGACCCAGCATTATTTCAGCACCGCCTTCAAGAAGCAGACCGGTGTGGCTCCGCTGCAGTTCCGTAAAGGGGTGCAGGCTGAGGTACGCAAGTAA
- the chvE gene encoding multiple monosaccharide ABC transporter substrate-binding protein gives MKRYSMITLLLTMVLILSACGNSGNSSSSAGSSSGGGDTSKGKVGIAMPTKSSERWVNDGNNMVKEFEKLGYGTDLQYAEDVVENQVSQIENMITKGVNAIVIASIDGEALTDVLQKAHDANVKVIAYDRLIKKSEFVDYYATFDNFKVGVLQGSYIEEKLGLKDGKGPFNIELFGGSPDDNNAYFFFDGAMSILKPYIDSGKLVVRSKQLTMDKVATLRWDGAAAQSRMDNLLSANYASDNLDAVLSPYDGISIGILSSLKGVGYGSGDKKLPVVTGQDAELASVKSILAGEQTQTVFKDTRELAKKAVEMTESVLKGTEAEVNDTTTYDNGVKIVPSYLLEPVSVDADNVDKVLVDGGYYTKEQLGQ, from the coding sequence ATGAAAAGATATTCAATGATCACGCTTCTGCTAACAATGGTACTCATCTTATCTGCATGCGGCAACAGCGGTAATTCATCCAGCAGTGCCGGCAGCTCTTCCGGCGGTGGGGATACATCCAAGGGCAAGGTGGGCATTGCGATGCCGACCAAATCCTCGGAGCGCTGGGTGAATGACGGCAACAACATGGTCAAGGAGTTCGAGAAGCTGGGCTACGGCACGGATCTGCAATATGCGGAGGATGTTGTCGAGAATCAGGTGTCGCAGATTGAGAACATGATCACCAAAGGCGTGAACGCCATTGTAATCGCTTCAATTGACGGCGAGGCGCTGACGGATGTGCTGCAGAAGGCGCATGACGCCAACGTTAAGGTCATCGCTTATGACCGTCTGATCAAAAAAAGTGAATTCGTAGACTATTACGCAACCTTCGATAATTTCAAGGTGGGCGTGCTGCAAGGCTCCTACATTGAGGAGAAGCTTGGCCTGAAGGACGGCAAGGGCCCGTTCAACATCGAGCTGTTCGGCGGATCGCCGGATGACAACAATGCCTACTTCTTCTTCGATGGCGCCATGTCGATTCTGAAGCCGTACATCGATTCCGGCAAGCTGGTGGTCCGCAGCAAGCAGCTTACGATGGATAAGGTAGCTACGCTGCGCTGGGACGGCGCCGCCGCCCAGTCACGGATGGATAACCTGCTGAGCGCGAACTATGCGAGCGATAATCTGGACGCCGTCTTGTCTCCTTACGATGGCATCAGCATCGGTATCCTGTCTTCACTCAAGGGTGTAGGCTACGGCTCCGGTGACAAGAAGCTGCCGGTGGTCACCGGACAGGACGCCGAGCTGGCTTCGGTGAAGTCGATTCTGGCCGGAGAGCAGACCCAGACGGTATTCAAGGATACCCGCGAGCTGGCTAAGAAGGCGGTGGAGATGACCGAGAGTGTGCTGAAGGGGACCGAAGCCGAAGTCAACGATACCACTACCTACGACAATGGTGTCAAAATCGTCCCGTCCTACCTGCTGGAGCCGGTCTCTGTGGATGCGGACAACGTGGATAAAGTGCTGGTAGACGGCGGGTACTATACCAAGGAACAGCTGGGACAATAG
- a CDS encoding BlaI/MecI/CopY family transcriptional regulator codes for MEPYKLYDAEYKFACLIWDHEPINSTELVKLSLAVLGWKKSTTYTVLRKLCERGILRNEGAVVTAIIPKSEAQRHESRTVVDKAFGGSLPQFLTAFLGDKKLSAKEAAELKRIIEEASQ; via the coding sequence ATGGAACCCTACAAATTATATGATGCCGAATATAAATTTGCTTGCCTGATCTGGGACCATGAACCGATTAATTCCACTGAGCTGGTGAAGCTGAGTCTAGCGGTACTGGGCTGGAAGAAGTCCACGACCTATACCGTGTTAAGAAAGCTATGTGAGCGGGGAATTCTCAGGAACGAAGGGGCTGTGGTCACCGCCATCATCCCGAAGTCGGAAGCACAGCGGCATGAGAGCCGGACGGTCGTGGACAAAGCCTTTGGCGGCTCGTTGCCGCAGTTTTTGACTGCTTTTCTCGGGGATAAGAAATTATCGGCCAAGGAAGCTGCGGAGCTGAAGAGGATTATCGAGGAGGCCTCTCAATGA
- a CDS encoding copper amine oxidase N-terminal domain-containing protein has translation MKKMKARTKWLVPILALLLILSGCQAVGGFDVNKALLGDLDVKSSESSTTMTLSAVPAAGITAEDREVVDLINSLSLTLGHVKVQDNGNVSATGVVGYKEFKIPFSLFTDQKNLVFTAEGAKQPFYMPLQSNEMLLGLEVTDPAKTLEFTKLASQFVIKNLPNPGAITVTSVNESVYGQPTSLTKLHTEITGEELPVLLKSFLRSVSKDTEGFTALISGLYDYMYPLIKDRAEDLNSIGLGDIPLEDKEGVVTVVHDAAKLAVDALLLVYDKQLENLYESTPELKTVLGKDTKLSADIFVDSGFHVRKQNIDFNVALPADEYLPLQSINMKLVSETWNVNGPVTADAISTTGAIDYSMGDLTPGETLRSFEPNSQVYKLLKEEMGITAKSLMIAPDDDYYYPVVKNGTTYVPLRYVAEDLDAKVEWDGPNKSIKVTDDVYGDQLVFKIGSAQALIAGKTVKLPLAVFVDEYGDANVPLRVLAEGLHATVEVDDDGYIWIERP, from the coding sequence ATGAAGAAAATGAAAGCAAGAACCAAATGGCTGGTGCCGATTCTCGCCCTGCTGCTGATTCTGTCAGGCTGCCAAGCGGTTGGCGGCTTCGATGTCAATAAGGCACTGCTGGGGGATCTGGATGTTAAATCCTCTGAATCAAGCACTACGATGACCCTGAGCGCTGTTCCTGCCGCAGGCATCACCGCAGAGGACCGGGAAGTTGTTGATCTTATTAATTCCTTATCACTTACGCTCGGCCATGTGAAGGTTCAGGATAACGGCAATGTCTCGGCCACAGGAGTTGTGGGTTACAAGGAGTTCAAGATTCCTTTCTCCCTCTTCACCGACCAGAAGAACCTGGTCTTCACCGCTGAAGGTGCGAAGCAGCCGTTCTACATGCCGCTTCAGAGCAATGAAATGCTGCTTGGCCTGGAAGTAACTGATCCAGCCAAGACTTTGGAATTCACCAAGCTGGCCTCCCAGTTTGTGATCAAGAATCTTCCGAATCCGGGTGCGATCACAGTGACATCAGTAAATGAATCCGTATACGGCCAGCCAACCAGCTTGACGAAGCTACATACGGAAATTACAGGAGAAGAGCTTCCAGTATTGCTTAAGAGTTTCCTGAGATCTGTGTCTAAGGATACCGAAGGCTTCACTGCCCTGATCAGCGGTCTATATGATTATATGTATCCGCTCATCAAAGACAGAGCTGAAGATCTGAACAGCATTGGTCTGGGCGATATTCCGCTGGAGGACAAAGAAGGGGTAGTTACCGTAGTGCATGATGCAGCCAAGCTGGCTGTGGATGCTCTCCTGCTGGTCTATGACAAGCAATTGGAGAACCTCTATGAGAGCACTCCTGAACTTAAGACTGTTCTAGGCAAGGATACCAAGCTGAGCGCGGATATCTTCGTGGACAGCGGCTTCCATGTCCGCAAACAGAACATCGACTTCAATGTCGCTCTTCCGGCCGATGAATATCTGCCGCTGCAGAGCATCAACATGAAGCTGGTATCCGAAACTTGGAATGTGAACGGTCCTGTTACCGCTGATGCGATCAGCACAACAGGTGCAATTGATTACTCCATGGGAGATCTTACTCCAGGGGAGACCCTGAGAAGCTTCGAACCTAATTCACAGGTATATAAGCTGCTCAAAGAAGAGATGGGAATCACCGCTAAGAGCCTGATGATCGCACCGGACGACGATTATTATTATCCGGTTGTGAAGAATGGCACTACCTATGTTCCGCTGCGCTATGTCGCAGAGGATCTGGATGCTAAGGTAGAGTGGGATGGACCTAACAAGTCGATCAAGGTTACCGATGATGTATACGGCGATCAGCTCGTATTCAAAATCGGTTCCGCGCAGGCACTAATTGCCGGCAAGACCGTGAAGCTTCCGTTAGCGGTATTCGTAGATGAGTACGGAGATGCTAATGTGCCGCTGCGTGTATTGGCCGAAGGCCTGCATGCTACGGTTGAAGTAGATGATGACGGCTATATCTGGATCGAACGTCCGTAA